A genomic region of Acidobacteriota bacterium contains the following coding sequences:
- a CDS encoding ribonuclease J, whose translation MSVSVPVAPAAALAVDVVPLGGLGEFGLNMMAISCGDTTIVVDAGAMFPEADQLGVDLIIPDMAYLESRKGQVKALVLTHGHEDHMGAVPYVLPHLDGPIYGTPLALAFAGKKLEEHELDPKTVAVKPGDVIPIGPFTLEFLRVTHSMPDCVAVVIRTPQGVLLHTGDFKVDQTPMDGEAFDLHGFARLGAEGVLAMFCDSTNIDRRGYTGSEKDVEDGFEEVFTSTEGKIVVASFSSSLYRLQIVADLAAQFDRKLAFIGRGMTTNSQIAQRLGHLHLQSGVVIKDSDVGVFPSQDVVCLVTGSQGEANAALSRIAINDHRHVKLGEGDRVVLSARAIPGNEKSIGRVMDHLARRGVDVVTESTKHVHVSGHGAEEEIKLVLSLVRPKYLIPVHGEFRHLARHAKVARFVTRGLPTAVEVITAEDGDVVRFDAEGGRIADKAPAGRVLIDGTRIGEVDDEVLRDRRHISIDGIIMPVVAINARTGIVEGVPELVARGFVSDDTTAALLLEGARVVSSAITECSVEERTDPGLMKERIRTEVRRFLKKRTGRRPMVLPVVIEI comes from the coding sequence ATGAGTGTGTCCGTGCCCGTGGCTCCGGCCGCGGCGCTTGCAGTCGACGTGGTGCCGCTTGGCGGCCTCGGCGAGTTCGGCCTCAACATGATGGCCATCTCGTGTGGGGATACCACTATCGTTGTCGACGCCGGTGCGATGTTCCCCGAAGCCGATCAACTCGGCGTCGACCTGATCATTCCCGACATGGCCTACCTCGAAAGCCGCAAGGGCCAGGTCAAGGCGCTGGTGCTCACGCACGGTCACGAGGATCACATGGGCGCCGTGCCCTACGTGTTGCCGCATCTCGACGGTCCGATCTACGGCACCCCGCTGGCACTGGCGTTTGCGGGCAAGAAGCTCGAAGAGCACGAGCTCGACCCCAAGACCGTCGCTGTCAAGCCCGGCGACGTGATCCCCATCGGTCCGTTCACGCTCGAGTTCCTGCGCGTCACGCACAGCATGCCCGACTGCGTCGCCGTGGTGATTCGCACGCCGCAGGGCGTGTTGCTGCATACCGGCGACTTCAAGGTCGATCAGACGCCGATGGACGGCGAGGCGTTCGATCTGCATGGCTTCGCGCGGCTCGGTGCTGAAGGCGTGCTCGCGATGTTCTGCGACAGCACCAACATCGATCGCCGCGGCTACACCGGCTCGGAGAAGGACGTCGAAGACGGCTTCGAGGAGGTCTTCACCAGCACCGAGGGCAAGATCGTCGTCGCCTCGTTCTCGTCAAGCCTGTACCGGCTGCAGATCGTAGCCGACCTGGCCGCCCAGTTCGACCGCAAGCTGGCGTTCATCGGCCGCGGCATGACCACCAACTCGCAGATCGCGCAGCGGCTGGGCCACCTGCACCTGCAATCCGGTGTCGTCATCAAGGACAGCGACGTCGGGGTGTTTCCCTCGCAGGACGTGGTGTGCCTGGTGACCGGCTCGCAGGGCGAGGCCAACGCCGCGTTGTCGCGCATCGCCATCAACGACCACCGCCACGTGAAGCTGGGCGAAGGCGACCGGGTCGTGCTGTCGGCGCGGGCTATCCCCGGCAACGAGAAGTCGATTGGCCGGGTGATGGACCACCTGGCGCGCCGCGGCGTCGACGTGGTCACGGAGTCGACCAAGCATGTCCACGTGTCGGGGCACGGCGCCGAGGAAGAGATCAAGCTGGTGCTGTCGCTGGTCCGGCCGAAGTACCTGATTCCCGTTCACGGCGAGTTCCGCCACCTGGCGCGGCATGCGAAAGTGGCCCGCTTCGTGACCCGCGGCTTGCCGACGGCGGTCGAGGTCATCACCGCCGAAGACGGCGACGTGGTTCGCTTCGACGCGGAGGGTGGCCGGATCGCGGACAAGGCGCCGGCCGGCCGGGTGTTGATCGACGGCACGCGCATCGGTGAGGTAGACGATGAAGTGCTGCGCGACCGGCGGCACATCTCGATCGACGGCATCATCATGCCGGTGGTGGCGATCAACGCCCGCACCGGGATCGTCGAAGGCGTACCGGAACTGGTGGCGCGCGGGTTCGTGAGCGACGACACCACCGCTGCCCTGCTGCTCGAAGGCGCGCGCGTCGTCAGCAGCGCGATTACCGAATGCAGTGTCGAGGAACGGACCGATCCGGGCTTGATGAAGGAGCGCATTCGCACGGAAGTGCGGCGCTTCCTGAAGAAACGTACGGGCCGGCGGCCCATGGTGCTGCCGGTCGTGATTGAGATTTGA
- a CDS encoding DNA translocase FtsK gives MAASGSALSRRVSEVVGVALFAVTLIWLIALATYDPNDPAWFFSTGTHDVPANFAGRVGAFLAELSYQLLGYASYLLPAAVAVAGWHYFWCTKIDAAYTKMIGATMLLTCGSAFLGLTLGRVDFGPRPFRAGGYLGEWVGGVMAEYLSRTGSVIVILALIVAAVIISTQVSFGRLFSAVFVALQGVAAQGGESFRLWREERRKAKQRREVLVKYGKKDAAAAKADTPEKKTARIDRPEPVVPARAAARVVEDEPVAAARALPVVKKAPVRTPMASPLPLPEPDRNVERRLGSYTLPPVSLLDAAKAETKIDERELMESARLLEEKCREFSVEGSVVQIHPGPVVTTFEFKPDAGVKYSKVTGLSDDLCLAMQAESVLIDRIPGKATVGIQIPNPNREAISLRELLEADAYTRSASKLTFALGKTIHGEPYMADLATMPHLLIAGSTGSGKSVGLNAILTSILYRATPDDVRMIMVDPKRLELGMYEDIPHLMTPVVVEPKKAANALRWAVREMEERYKTLASYGVRNIEQFNRNVRAVIESGEVPEEGKPTRPLPFIMVVVDELADLMMVAGNEVEESICRLAQMARAVGIHLILATQRPSVDVITGLIKANLPARISFRVSSKIDSRTILDSNGAEQLLGKGDMLFLPPASSRHIRLHGPYISEQESARVASFLRKQGKPVYDESITEEERTNNQELLYEKDDLYDEAARIVVQAGQVSISYLQRKMRIGFSRAARLVDMMEAEGLVSPATGGKPREVLVGREYFEEVDAQLR, from the coding sequence GTGGCTGCATCCGGATCCGCCTTGTCGCGCCGCGTCAGCGAAGTGGTTGGGGTCGCGCTGTTCGCGGTGACGCTGATCTGGTTGATCGCGCTGGCGACCTACGACCCGAACGACCCGGCCTGGTTCTTCAGCACGGGCACCCACGACGTGCCGGCCAACTTCGCCGGCCGGGTCGGAGCGTTCCTCGCTGAGCTGTCGTACCAGCTCCTCGGCTACGCGTCGTACCTGCTGCCCGCGGCGGTGGCGGTGGCCGGCTGGCATTACTTCTGGTGCACGAAGATCGATGCCGCCTACACGAAGATGATCGGCGCCACCATGTTGCTCACGTGCGGCAGCGCCTTCCTGGGCCTGACGCTCGGCCGGGTCGACTTCGGGCCGCGCCCGTTCCGCGCCGGCGGCTACCTGGGCGAATGGGTTGGCGGCGTCATGGCCGAGTACCTGAGCCGCACCGGGTCGGTGATCGTCATCCTCGCCTTGATCGTCGCCGCGGTGATCATCTCGACGCAGGTCTCGTTCGGGCGGCTCTTTAGCGCGGTGTTCGTGGCCCTGCAGGGGGTAGCCGCCCAGGGCGGCGAGTCGTTCCGGCTGTGGCGCGAAGAGCGCCGCAAGGCCAAGCAGCGCCGCGAGGTCCTGGTCAAGTACGGCAAGAAGGACGCCGCGGCCGCCAAGGCTGACACACCCGAGAAGAAGACGGCCCGAATCGACCGGCCCGAACCGGTGGTGCCCGCGCGCGCCGCCGCGCGGGTGGTCGAGGACGAGCCAGTCGCCGCCGCCAGGGCCCTGCCGGTCGTCAAGAAGGCGCCGGTACGGACGCCGATGGCGTCGCCGCTGCCGCTGCCGGAGCCCGACCGCAATGTCGAACGCCGCCTCGGGTCGTACACCCTGCCGCCGGTGTCACTGCTCGACGCGGCGAAGGCCGAGACCAAGATCGACGAGCGCGAGTTGATGGAATCGGCGCGCCTGCTCGAAGAGAAGTGCCGCGAGTTCTCGGTCGAAGGGTCGGTGGTGCAGATTCACCCGGGCCCGGTCGTGACCACGTTCGAGTTCAAGCCCGACGCCGGTGTCAAGTATTCGAAGGTCACGGGCCTGTCAGACGACTTGTGCCTGGCCATGCAGGCCGAATCGGTGCTGATCGACCGCATCCCCGGCAAGGCGACGGTCGGCATCCAGATTCCCAATCCCAACCGCGAAGCGATCTCGCTGCGCGAGTTGCTCGAGGCTGACGCGTATACGCGCTCCGCGTCGAAGCTCACGTTCGCGCTGGGGAAGACCATTCACGGCGAGCCCTACATGGCCGACCTGGCCACCATGCCCCACCTGCTGATCGCCGGATCGACCGGCTCGGGCAAGTCGGTCGGGCTGAACGCGATCCTCACCAGCATCCTCTATCGCGCCACGCCGGACGATGTGCGGATGATCATGGTGGACCCGAAGCGCCTCGAACTCGGCATGTACGAGGACATTCCGCACCTGATGACCCCGGTCGTGGTCGAGCCGAAGAAGGCCGCCAACGCGCTGCGCTGGGCCGTGCGCGAAATGGAGGAACGCTACAAGACGCTGGCGTCGTACGGCGTGCGCAACATCGAGCAGTTCAACCGCAATGTCCGCGCGGTGATCGAGTCGGGCGAGGTGCCGGAGGAAGGCAAGCCGACCCGTCCCCTGCCCTTCATCATGGTGGTGGTCGACGAATTGGCCGACCTGATGATGGTGGCCGGCAACGAGGTGGAAGAGTCGATCTGCCGGCTCGCGCAAATGGCGCGCGCCGTCGGCATCCACCTGATCCTGGCCACCCAGCGGCCGTCGGTGGACGTCATCACCGGCTTGATCAAGGCGAACCTGCCGGCGCGCATTTCGTTCCGGGTCTCGTCGAAGATCGACTCGCGCACCATTCTCGACAGCAACGGCGCCGAGCAGCTGCTGGGCAAGGGCGACATGCTCTTCCTGCCGCCGGCCTCGTCGCGGCACATCCGCCTGCACGGGCCCTATATTTCAGAGCAGGAATCGGCGCGCGTCGCCAGCTTCCTGCGCAAGCAGGGCAAGCCCGTCTACGACGAATCGATCACCGAGGAAGAGCGGACCAACAACCAGGAACTGCTCTACGAGAAGGACGACTTGTACGACGAAGCCGCCCGCATTGTGGTGCAGGCCGGCCAGGTCTCGATCTCGTACCTGCAGCGCAAGATGCGGATCGGCTTCAGCCGCGCCGCTCGTCTGGTCGACATGATGGAGGCCGAAGGCC